One Brevibacterium spongiae DNA segment encodes these proteins:
- the mobA gene encoding molybdenum cofactor guanylyltransferase, which yields MTVNAIILTGGRSRRFAGVHKPGVEVGGQTTISRILGSIRGAAAGVEVWVAGPAEGLAEAEQEGVHVVREEPAFAGPLAGIAAAVAAMPTGAADVTLVLAGDMPMITAGHLGELIRTCRETGRPTTGTDDRGKTQFLCAAWPTDLLLARLAEIGDPTDGAVKLLFAGLEPAVVAVDPDVVSDFDTTAELERIRARLR from the coding sequence ATGACGGTCAACGCGATCATTCTCACCGGCGGTCGTTCTCGTCGCTTCGCCGGTGTGCACAAGCCAGGCGTCGAGGTGGGCGGACAGACGACGATCTCGCGGATCCTCGGCAGCATCCGCGGCGCGGCCGCTGGGGTCGAGGTGTGGGTGGCCGGTCCCGCGGAGGGACTCGCGGAAGCGGAGCAGGAAGGCGTCCACGTCGTGCGGGAGGAACCCGCGTTCGCCGGTCCCTTGGCCGGGATCGCAGCCGCCGTTGCGGCGATGCCGACGGGGGCAGCCGATGTCACTCTCGTCCTCGCAGGGGACATGCCGATGATCACTGCGGGCCACCTCGGCGAGCTCATCCGCACCTGCCGTGAAACCGGCCGGCCGACCACGGGCACCGACGATCGGGGGAAGACGCAGTTCCTCTGCGCGGCATGGCCGACCGATCTGCTGCTCGCTCGCCTCGCCGAGATCGGCGATCCCACCGACGGTGCGGTCAAACTCCTCTTCGCGGGTCTCGAACCGGCTGTGGTCGCCGTCGACCCGGACGTGGTGAGCGATTTCGACACGACAGCCGAGCTCGAACGGATTCGAGCCCGGCTGCGGTGA
- the ykgO gene encoding type B 50S ribosomal protein L36, whose amino-acid sequence MKVRRSLRSLKSQPGSQVVRRRGRVFVINKKNPKFKARQG is encoded by the coding sequence ATGAAGGTTCGTCGTTCCCTGCGCTCCCTGAAGTCACAGCCCGGCTCTCAGGTGGTCCGTCGCCGCGGCCGCGTCTTCGTCATCAACAAGAAGAATCCGAAGTTCAAGGCCCGCCAAGGCTGA
- a CDS encoding Fur family transcriptional regulator, with translation MASPQKQTRSTAQKALIRDALESETRFVSAKQLHRRLEDDGASVGLATVYRQLNALSRSGDADTITIAETQLFRACSQSEHHHHLVCERCGTAVEIDPPSEEWMRTVADSNGFEITHHVFEIFGLCADCRAGAAG, from the coding sequence ATGGCATCCCCGCAGAAGCAGACGCGGAGCACCGCGCAGAAGGCCCTCATTCGCGACGCCCTGGAATCCGAGACCCGCTTCGTCTCCGCCAAGCAGCTCCACCGGCGGCTCGAGGACGACGGCGCGAGCGTCGGCCTCGCCACCGTGTACCGGCAGCTCAATGCGCTCAGTCGCAGCGGGGACGCCGATACGATCACCATCGCCGAGACCCAGCTCTTCCGCGCCTGCTCCCAGTCCGAGCATCACCACCATCTCGTCTGCGAACGGTGCGGCACGGCCGTCGAGATCGACCCGCCGAGCGAGGAATGGATGCGCACCGTGGCGGACTCGAACGGGTTCGAGATCACGCATCACGTCTTCGAGATCTTCGGCCTGTGCGCCGACTGCCGGGCCGGCGCGGCCGGTTGA
- a CDS encoding CobW family GTP-binding protein, with amino-acid sequence MGGSKRRPAIPVILLTGYLGAGKTSLLNHLLRHPDARIGVIVNDFGDLNIDAGLVVGQVDEPLSIAGGCVCCLTDDSELEDALVAMTDPGLRLDAIIVEASGFAEPLTLARMVTRMGRHRFHLGGVIDVVDATMHFRTVDTSALPPMRYAATTLVVVNKLDQIPEAERDAAVAAVRDRVHQRNPRVIVIGTSRARLDPTLIFDPGEADRRSAHPRRGGAAAGAEPIQPELPIRELMRQAYAEAAVAQAADDGASAETLPHRHARSVTVTGRGCADPNQVMDFVEDLPPGVYRVKGTVQVAVGSGRRRFGVQAVGPNVYVSETNDTDRQEADSVLVVIGEDFDAEAARSTLAAALNPAAMSSARAERLLHHVRLHS; translated from the coding sequence ATGGGCGGATCCAAGCGCAGGCCAGCGATACCGGTCATCCTGCTCACCGGCTACCTCGGTGCCGGGAAGACGAGCCTGCTCAATCACCTGCTGCGCCACCCCGATGCCCGCATCGGCGTCATCGTCAACGACTTCGGCGACCTCAATATCGATGCCGGCCTCGTCGTCGGCCAGGTCGACGAGCCGCTCTCGATCGCCGGCGGTTGCGTCTGCTGCCTGACCGATGACTCCGAGCTCGAGGATGCCCTCGTGGCGATGACGGATCCTGGTCTGCGCCTGGACGCGATCATCGTCGAAGCCAGCGGGTTCGCCGAACCGCTGACCCTGGCGCGCATGGTCACGCGCATGGGCCGGCACCGGTTCCACCTCGGTGGGGTCATCGACGTCGTCGACGCGACCATGCATTTCCGGACCGTCGACACCTCGGCCCTGCCGCCGATGCGCTACGCGGCCACGACCCTGGTCGTCGTCAACAAACTCGACCAGATCCCCGAGGCGGAGCGTGACGCCGCGGTCGCCGCCGTCCGCGACCGCGTCCACCAGCGCAACCCGCGCGTGATCGTCATCGGCACGAGCCGTGCCCGACTCGACCCCACCCTGATCTTCGACCCGGGCGAGGCCGATCGCAGATCCGCACACCCTCGCCGAGGCGGTGCCGCAGCGGGCGCGGAACCGATCCAGCCCGAACTGCCGATCAGGGAACTGATGCGTCAGGCCTACGCCGAGGCGGCCGTCGCGCAGGCGGCCGACGACGGAGCATCCGCGGAGACGCTGCCGCACCGGCACGCCCGGTCGGTCACCGTCACCGGCCGCGGATGTGCGGACCCGAATCAGGTGATGGACTTCGTCGAGGACCTGCCGCCCGGGGTCTACCGCGTGAAGGGCACCGTGCAGGTCGCCGTGGGATCCGGCCGGCGCCGCTTCGGTGTGCAGGCCGTCGGCCCGAACGTCTACGTCTCCGAAACGAACGACACCGACCGGCAGGAGGCCGACAGTGTCCTCGTCGTCATCGGTGAGGACTTCGACGCCGAGGCGGCCCGCTCCACTCTCGCCGCCGCGCTCAATCCCGCGGCCATGAGTTCCGCACGGGCCGAGCGACTCCTCCACCACGTGCGTCTGCACAGCTGA
- a CDS encoding GntR family transcriptional regulator, whose translation MTHDPARSAAIAAELRARIIGGQLPPGARIRQEEIAAEFGVSRIPIREALRSLADSGLITLIPSTGAWVTELSLDECREVYLMRERLEPLLLSMAMPDHTPEAMAEFLHLAEAVEAASSAGEFLECDRAFHRAIMAVPHATRLTETVDHLWNLSHYYRRRLLTMEAGGRKDDIFAEHRMVLRAIEIGDAESAETTLAAHIRHTRRRVEADPQLFERG comes from the coding sequence ATGACCCACGATCCGGCTCGCAGCGCCGCAATCGCGGCCGAGCTGCGGGCGCGCATCATCGGCGGTCAGCTGCCTCCCGGCGCACGCATCCGGCAGGAGGAGATCGCCGCCGAGTTCGGTGTCAGCAGGATCCCGATCCGCGAGGCGCTGCGCAGCCTTGCGGACTCGGGGCTGATCACCCTGATCCCGTCGACGGGAGCGTGGGTGACCGAGCTCAGCCTCGACGAGTGCCGCGAGGTCTATCTCATGCGCGAGCGCCTCGAACCGCTGCTGCTGTCCATGGCGATGCCCGATCACACGCCGGAAGCGATGGCCGAGTTCCTTCACCTCGCCGAGGCAGTCGAAGCCGCGAGTTCAGCCGGGGAGTTCCTCGAGTGCGACCGTGCCTTCCATCGCGCGATCATGGCAGTGCCCCATGCGACTCGTCTGACCGAGACGGTCGACCATCTGTGGAACCTCAGCCACTACTACCGCCGGCGACTGCTGACCATGGAGGCGGGCGGCCGCAAGGACGACATCTTCGCCGAACACCGGATGGTCCTCCGTGCGATCGAGATCGGAGACGCCGAGTCCGCCGAGACGACCCTGGCCGCCCATATCCGCCACACCCGTCGCCGCGTCGAAGCGGATCCGCAGCTGTTCGAACGCGGCTGA
- a CDS encoding GTP-binding protein, with amino-acid sequence MQKSSEPACGRVVKGIEAIAVVGLCAAERRRYAMRLAGARGYVFVPAEQTAQGIETIDRLVDLIGLASGVHGFVLEYDDGTCCAEIIGALSAPETRAVLTDLVCVLDPVCLPGDLESEDRAAVLVDQVEFASTLALLKADISDLAGIADALGLIEHLAPEAGQYLIDGDDVHGPWCWNFGEGPPAAGWTAILNSEFRPPSRPGRVSACRFEQARPFHPQRLQAVLTAALGEDCWGRIVRSAGFARLASRLYVTAHWDQAVTRLLLSPMPADPVAGGGVELLAWGQDLAFIGLDLDEAGLCEALDRAVLTDAELLAGPMAWLEYPDEFPAWDSARRPGG; translated from the coding sequence ATGCAGAAATCGTCCGAGCCTGCTTGTGGGCGGGTGGTCAAAGGGATCGAGGCGATCGCGGTCGTCGGACTCTGCGCAGCCGAGCGGCGTCGATATGCGATGCGGCTGGCAGGAGCACGCGGCTATGTCTTCGTGCCCGCGGAGCAGACCGCGCAGGGCATCGAGACCATCGACCGCCTCGTCGATCTGATCGGCCTGGCCTCTGGTGTGCACGGCTTCGTGCTCGAATACGACGATGGCACGTGCTGCGCGGAGATCATCGGAGCCTTGAGCGCCCCGGAGACGCGGGCTGTCCTCACCGATCTCGTCTGTGTGCTCGACCCCGTGTGCCTGCCCGGAGATCTTGAGAGCGAAGACCGTGCCGCGGTGCTCGTGGATCAGGTCGAATTCGCCTCGACGCTCGCTCTGCTGAAAGCCGATATCTCCGACCTGGCCGGGATCGCCGACGCCCTCGGCCTCATCGAGCACTTGGCCCCCGAGGCCGGACAGTACCTCATCGACGGAGATGACGTGCACGGGCCGTGGTGCTGGAACTTCGGCGAGGGGCCTCCGGCAGCCGGATGGACGGCGATCCTCAATTCGGAGTTTCGGCCCCCGAGCCGACCAGGGCGCGTCAGTGCCTGCCGCTTCGAACAGGCGCGGCCCTTCCATCCGCAGCGTCTGCAGGCGGTGCTCACCGCAGCGCTCGGCGAAGACTGCTGGGGTCGCATCGTACGATCGGCCGGGTTCGCCAGACTGGCGTCACGACTCTATGTGACAGCCCATTGGGACCAAGCGGTGACGCGTCTGCTCCTGTCGCCGATGCCTGCCGACCCTGTCGCGGGCGGGGGAGTGGAGCTGCTGGCCTGGGGTCAGGATCTCGCATTCATCGGCCTCGACCTCGACGAGGCGGGACTGTGCGAAGCGCTCGACCGTGCCGTTCTCACCGACGCCGAACTGCTCGCCGGACCGATGGCCTGGCTGGAATACCCCGACGAATTCCCTGCCTGGGACTCCGCACGACGGCCCGGAGGCTGA
- a CDS encoding APC family permease, with amino-acid sequence MSTINPPTPGAAASGAGRPSRPMRVDVRNDKGLKRDIGKIGLLFTGVGSIIGSGWLFGAFNASVMVGPASLISWALGAVMMIFVALNYAELGVMFPVAGGVIRFPHFSFGSFASFTSGWITWLSVAATVPIEVMAAVQYASSYLPWLMHTVDDVAVLTGPGIAVSIALMLVFSIINLYGVSLFARFNNVLVWWKLAVILLVIVVFFALAFNPGHFTSQQFGGFAPNGVAPILAALPAAGIVFSYLGFRQGVEFAGETTNPQKNVPFAVIGSILVTGLIYILLQAAFIGALPTDLLKDGWANLAFTNDAGPLAEISLLLGAVWLAIILYGDAIISPADTGLIYTALAPRLSYSQAKVGNAPRALAKLNKHGVPWVSLLVVFIVSCIMFLPFPSWAKLVGFITSGTVLSFATGPVVVAALRRQLPEQERPFKLPGGDVLPIIGFVCANLIVYWTGWETNWKLFLAVAIGYVVMIAHHIFAKDKSRLPDLKMRSGWWMILWMAGLVVLSLIGHYGGGLDLMGFIVGEIVTVIFSIIVFYVGIACRLTPEEAVEAVEQTQIDD; translated from the coding sequence ATGTCCACCATAAATCCCCCGACACCCGGAGCTGCGGCCTCCGGTGCCGGCAGACCGAGCAGGCCGATGAGGGTCGATGTCCGCAACGACAAGGGACTGAAACGAGATATCGGAAAGATCGGCCTGCTGTTCACAGGGGTCGGCTCGATCATCGGATCCGGTTGGCTCTTCGGAGCCTTCAACGCCTCCGTGATGGTCGGACCCGCCTCGTTGATCTCGTGGGCCCTGGGCGCGGTGATGATGATCTTCGTGGCGCTCAACTACGCCGAGCTCGGCGTGATGTTCCCCGTCGCCGGCGGCGTCATCCGCTTCCCGCACTTCTCGTTCGGCTCCTTCGCGAGCTTCACCTCCGGCTGGATCACGTGGCTGTCTGTCGCTGCGACGGTGCCGATCGAAGTCATGGCCGCCGTGCAGTACGCCTCGAGCTATCTGCCCTGGCTCATGCACACCGTCGACGACGTCGCCGTCCTCACCGGCCCCGGCATCGCGGTGTCGATTGCGCTCATGCTCGTCTTCAGCATCATCAACCTCTACGGGGTCTCGCTGTTCGCCCGCTTCAACAACGTCCTCGTGTGGTGGAAGCTCGCCGTCATCCTGCTCGTCATCGTCGTGTTCTTCGCCCTGGCGTTCAACCCCGGCCACTTCACTTCGCAGCAGTTCGGCGGCTTCGCCCCCAACGGCGTCGCCCCGATCCTCGCGGCCCTGCCCGCGGCCGGCATCGTCTTCTCCTACCTCGGCTTCCGGCAAGGCGTGGAGTTCGCCGGCGAGACGACGAACCCGCAGAAGAACGTGCCCTTCGCCGTCATCGGGTCGATCCTCGTCACCGGTCTCATCTACATCCTCCTGCAGGCAGCGTTCATCGGCGCCCTGCCCACCGACCTGCTCAAGGACGGCTGGGCGAACCTCGCGTTCACCAATGATGCGGGACCGCTGGCCGAGATCTCCCTGCTGCTGGGTGCCGTCTGGCTGGCGATCATCCTCTACGGTGATGCGATCATCTCCCCCGCCGACACCGGCCTCATCTACACCGCCCTGGCCCCGCGCCTGTCGTACTCGCAGGCGAAGGTCGGCAACGCACCGCGCGCCCTGGCGAAGCTCAACAAGCACGGCGTGCCGTGGGTCTCGCTGCTCGTGGTCTTCATCGTCTCGTGCATCATGTTCCTGCCGTTCCCGTCGTGGGCGAAGCTCGTCGGGTTCATCACCTCGGGCACGGTGCTCTCCTTCGCCACCGGACCCGTCGTGGTTGCGGCACTGCGCCGTCAGCTGCCCGAGCAGGAACGTCCGTTCAAGCTGCCCGGCGGTGACGTGCTGCCGATCATCGGCTTCGTCTGCGCGAACCTCATCGTCTACTGGACGGGATGGGAGACGAACTGGAAGCTCTTCCTCGCCGTGGCCATCGGCTACGTCGTGATGATCGCCCACCACATCTTCGCCAAGGACAAGTCCCGCCTGCCGGATCTGAAGATGCGGTCGGGCTGGTGGATGATCCTGTGGATGGCAGGTCTCGTCGTCCTCAGCCTCATCGGCCACTACGGCGGCGGACTCGACCTCATGGGCTTCATCGTCGGCGAGATCGTCACCGTGATCTTCTCGATCATCGTCTTCTACGTCGGCATCGCCTGCCGCCTGACCCCCGAGGAAGCCGTCGAAGCCGTCGAACAGACGCAGATCGACGACTGA